One Camelina sativa cultivar DH55 chromosome 3, Cs, whole genome shotgun sequence genomic window carries:
- the LOC104779341 gene encoding uncharacterized protein LOC104779341, with the protein MEFPAPFISLIEQCISTARFSIAINGELCDHFTASKGLRQGDSISPYLFVLVMEVFSQMLRKAYNNNLIGAHNSTSNPQVTHLAFADDIMVFFDGKLISLSNITGVLQEFSDASGLQMNKSKTNLYLAGVNQVETSQMASLGFNIGSLPVRLQLLSSVIHGTLNFWMSAFILPKGCIKKIESLCKNFLWNGDVTKRGSAKVAWSSVCLPKEEGGLGLRNLSIWNRTLCLKLIWRLFDAPDSLWAMWLRNTKIKDGSFWAMDAKKQSSWTWKALLNLRHTARRFLKARLGNGQQINFWYDWWTPFGPLIDYLGPSGPYQMGIPPQGQGRCSSSGMKQSSRSYQKPQTLNGWGSSVPLLAATLXCGRYQETRDHLFLHCEVSEELWSEVTRRLGYRSFSFHTWEAFISWLDMKDKTSTRPLRRLVAQAVVNALWWERNTRHHLNMSTETTILFKGLDRQIRDAILAKKNRKCFRTAMRIWLKFV; encoded by the exons GTGACTCCATCTCACCCTATCTATTTGTATTGGTCATGGAAGTTTTCTCACAGATGCTAAGGAAGGCATACAACAACAACCTCATAGGAGCTCACAATAGCACCTCGAACCCCCAAGTTACCCATCTAGCGTTTGCCGATGACATCATGGTTTTCTTCGACGGGAAACTAATTTCCCTATCAAACATTACTGGGGTTCTCCAGGAGTTCTCAGACGCCTCAGGTCTTCAAATGAATAAGAGCAAGACAAACTTATACCTAGCGGGAGTGAACCAGGTGGAAACCTCCCAGATGGCTTCCCTTGGCTTCAACATCGGATCACTACCAGTAAG GCTGCAACTCCTATCCTCCGTGATCCATGGTACACTTAACTTCTGGATGTCGGCTTTTATACTCCCTAAAGGTTGCATCAAGAAGATTGAGAGTCTATGCAAGAACTTCCTGTGGAATGGTGATGTAACCAAGCGAGGGTCAGCAAAAGTCGCTTGGAGTAGTGTTTGTCTCCCAAAAGAAGAAGGGGGATTGGGATTGAGAAACCTAAGCATTTGGAACAGAACACTCTGCCTCAAATTAATTTGGAGACTGTTTGATGCCCCCGACTCGTTGTGGGCTATGTGGTTGCGCAATACCAAGATAAAGGATGGATCATTCTGGGCTATGGATGCAAAGAAACAATCCTCATGGACTTGGAAGGCCTTGTTGAACCTTAGACACACTGCAAGACGCTTCCTAAAGGCAAGGCTCGGTAACGGTCAGCAGATAAATTTCTGGTACGATTGGTGGACGCCTTTTGGCCCCTTAATAGACTACCTTGGTCCTTCCGGCCCATATCAAATGGGTATCCCTCCGCAAG GTCAGGGAAGATGCTCAAGCAGTGGAATGAAACAATCATCACGCTCATACCAAAAACCCCAAACGCTCAACGGATGGGGGAGTTCCGTCCCATTGCTTGCTGCAACACTCTTNTGTGGTCGGTACCAGGAAACCCGTGATCACCTATTCCTCCACTGTGAGGTCAGCGAGGAACTCTGGTCGGAAGTAACTAGAAGACTTGGATACCGGTCATTCTCCTTTCACACTTGGGAAGCATTCATCAGCTGGTTGGACATGAAGGATAAAACATCCACACGTCCCCTACGCAGGCTAGTGGCTCAAGCCGTTGTCAACGCTTTATGGTGGGAACGTAACACTAGACACCACCTCAACATGTCCACTGAGACTACTATCTTATTCAAAGGTCTTGACAGGCAGATTAGGGATGCTATCCTGGCGAAGAAGAATAGGAAGTGTTTTAGGACCGCTATGCGGATATGGTTAAAGTTCGTTTAG
- the LOC104778254 gene encoding uncharacterized protein LOC104778254, translated as MDRVSSSDLLIDDLLEDYWFFENLFTRRSRGLRYCHSDPYPSSSAETMGDSDSEKVLEASIIRVPSLGSREGGSQMKLRRQFSENIRVQEPRQAGSSLENKEPVVLPKSGSRSAPGKIQEASTKRGLIRAPSLPPQIEKREVDREAKKMISKLTRQFSEKIRVLEPTTSGERFLQKKETMVRDKGISERNKTRSSVKICLQRTQTMPNNMRREEDNEEDDDSRMGFLIREALASSHNVPKASSNQRQRPPRSLRSEDTVMVKQGSSIPKTLRKTLSSVETTKEIQRLKDYEDQLVEPRVASGLATPPRVPKDSRKEMKDQIKFWARAVATNVRQEC; from the exons ATGGATCGTGTAAGTTCAAGTGATTTACTTATTGATGATCTTCTTGAAGATTACTGGTTCTTTGAGAACTTATTTACAAGGAGATCAAGAGGCTTGAGGTATTGTCACTCAGATCCttacccttcttcttctgctgaaACAATGGGAGATTCAGATTCGGAGAAGGTTCTAGAAGCATCTATAATCAGGGTACCTTCTTTAGGTAGTAGAGAAGGCGGATCTCAGATGAAACTGAGGAGGCAGTTCTCTGAAAATATTAGGGTTCAAGAACCGAGGCAAGCTGGCTCTTCCTTGGAGAATAAGGAACCCGTGGTTCTTCCCAAATCTGGATCTCGTTCGGCTCCGGGGAAGATTCAAGAAGCTTCCACAAAACGTGGGTTAATCCGAGCTCCTTCTTTGCCGCCTCAGATAGAAAAAAGAGAGGTGGACCGCGAGGCAAAGAAGATGATTAGTAAGCTGACAAGGCAGTTCTCCGAGAAGATTAGGGTTCTAGAACCGACGACGTCTGGTGAGCGTTTCTTGCAGAAGAAGGAAACTATGGTACGTGACAAAGGGATTAgtgaaaggaacaaaacaagaagTAGTGTCAAGATTTGTTTGCAAAGAACTCAAACGATGCCAAATAacatgagaagagaagaagataatgaggAGGATGACGACTCAAGAATGGGATTCTTGATCCGTGAAGCCCTCGCTAGCTCACATAATGTTCCAAAG GCTTCAAGCAATCAAAGGCAGAGACCACCaagaagcttgagatcagaAGACACTGTTATGGTCAAACAAGGGAGCTCAATCCCCAAAACGCTGCGTAAAACATTAAGCAGCGTAGAGACAACCAAAGAGATTCAGAGGCTGAAAGATTATGAAGACCAACTGGTCGAGCCACGTGTCGCAAGCGGGCTGGCTACACCGCCTAGGGTTCCGaaagattcaagaaaagaaatgaaagatCAGATCAAGTTCTGGGCTCGAGCTGTAGCTACTAATGTCCGACAAGAGTGCTAG
- the LOC104778256 gene encoding uncharacterized protein LOC104778256 isoform X2, translating into MRLEEYMILGLGRLERLLVWYEQICHFIEHDMNTDANSAAISLMQNRDFGMLPRANLFIGITFYKMWCSKFLKDLQPEEADDNESVSNMSGSRSHDSLVEGSGRDESVCSTASEVSARNDSETSVMYCKKDSHLSISDSGTKMDTKVKLKSTPHVTTSPQLYAASEENEGSLRDGAEFDPTVINILGDMDPWLLPLKPPEDPDCYIKIVNDAYYKDAVKYMRHTLQSPPHVSLAALHPLVHLLLFGGHVDEAMKMVEEMCRKVHDIKPFRIKALMMEKFHRNSDILAKSYEDILKIDPSCVTTLKKLIGMCMEDEYSRQSLIEMIALHVEASFPEPEIWKELASCFSHFVENLDEDRMSVCLDDRSGDKRNQQTYSVRYNPTPKMFTSTLWALRAKWWLNRHFSPEMLETEIKNGMLIGDWEMMSYKAACASHIYGRDFGYVTKVYELLKSSNNREFFNFLREHRRNWNKIYNFE; encoded by the exons ATGAGATTGGAAGAATATATGATACTTGGATTGGGCAGATTG GAGAGACTCTTGGTTTGGTACGAGCAAATTTGTCATTTTATTGAGCATGATATGAACACTGATGCCAATAGTGCTGCAATCAG TTTGATGCAGAACCGTGATTTCGGAATGCTTCCACGGGCCAATCTTTTTATAGGAATCACATTCTACAAGATGTGGTGTAGTAAATTCTTGAAGGATTTACAGCCTGAAGAGGCAGATGACAACGAAAGTGTATCCAATATGTCGGGATCAAGATCTCATGATAGTCTGGTTGAGGGTTCAGGTAGGGATGAGTCGGTTTGCTCTACGGCGTCAGAGGTTTCTGCTAGAAACGATTCAGAGACTTCCGTCATGTATTGTAAAAAAGATTCCCATTTGTCCATCAGTGACTCAGGAACAAAAATGGATACGAAGGTAAAATTAAAGAGTACTCCGCATGTTACCACTTCACCACAACTCTATGCAGCCTCTGAAGAAAACGAAGGCTCTTTGCGAGATGGAGCTGAATTTGATCCCACCGTTATTAATATTCTTG GCGACATGGATCCGTGGTTGCTTCCCTTAAAACCGCCAGAAGATCCTGATTGCTACATAAAGATTGTCAATGATGCTTATTATAAGGATGCTGTCAAATATATGCGGCATACTCTTCAGTCCCCGCCTCATGTATCTTTGGCTGCATTACATCCACTTGTACAT cTTCTGTTATTTGGAGGTCATGTAGATGAAGCAATGAAAATGGTCGAGGAGATGTGCAGGAAGGTACATGACATAAAACCTTTCAG GATTAAGGCCCTAATGATGGAGAAATTTCATCGTAACAGCGACATTCTTGCAAAATCCTATGAAGATATCTTAAAGATTGATCCTAGTTGTGTAACTACCCTTAAGAAGCTTATTGGAATGTGCATGGAAG ATGAGTATAGTAGACAGTCGCTAATCGAGATGATAGCATTGCATGTAGAAGCTTCTTTTCCTGAGCCTGAAATCTGGAAGGAGTTGGCCTCTTGCTTCAGTCACTTCGTTGAAAATCTTGATGAAGACAGAATGTCTGTATGCCTTGACGACAGATCTGGAGATAAACGGAACCAACAAACATATTCTGTTCGATACAACCCGACACCAAAAATGTTCACCAGTACATTATGGGCTCTTCGGGCTAAGTGGTGGCTGAACCGCCATTTCTCCCCTGAAATGCTCGAGACAGAAATTAAAAACGGTATGTTAATAGGAGACTGGGAGATGATGAGTTACAAAGCGGCATGTGCAAGTCACATCTACGGACGAGACTTTGGTTATGTAACAAAAGTTTACGAACTGTTGAAGAGTAGCAACAACAGAGAGTTTTTCAACTTCTTGCGAGAACACAGAAGGAACTGGAACAAGATTTACAATTTTgaatag
- the LOC104778256 gene encoding uncharacterized protein LOC104778256 isoform X1 has product MVLVETEEKSDKFEDIKATKRRRVRSSDIVDSIVSDKQKFKRVHLCRAKPSYLLSLGPKASRSEYLNRLPGILRELLRRRNWSDASRVLSVLMKGTIKDPCPKMNRLKYEAHIQIVNHSETKKNKADEIGRIYDTWIGQIGKQHKEERLLVWYEQICHFIEHDMNTDANSAAISLMQNRDFGMLPRANLFIGITFYKMWCSKFLKDLQPEEADDNESVSNMSGSRSHDSLVEGSGRDESVCSTASEVSARNDSETSVMYCKKDSHLSISDSGTKMDTKVKLKSTPHVTTSPQLYAASEENEGSLRDGAEFDPTVINILGDMDPWLLPLKPPEDPDCYIKIVNDAYYKDAVKYMRHTLQSPPHVSLAALHPLVHLLLFGGHVDEAMKMVEEMCRKVHDIKPFRIKALMMEKFHRNSDILAKSYEDILKIDPSCVTTLKKLIGMCMEDEYSRQSLIEMIALHVEASFPEPEIWKELASCFSHFVENLDEDRMSVCLDDRSGDKRNQQTYSVRYNPTPKMFTSTLWALRAKWWLNRHFSPEMLETEIKNGMLIGDWEMMSYKAACASHIYGRDFGYVTKVYELLKSSNNREFFNFLREHRRNWNKIYNFE; this is encoded by the exons ATGGTATTGGTAGAAACCGAAGAGAAATCTGATAAGTTTGAAGACATTAAAGCTACTAAGCGTCGTCGTGTGCGTAGCTCAGATATTGTTGACTCTATCGTCTCAGATAAACAAAAGTTCAAGAGAGTTCATCTCTGTAGGGCAAAACCATCTTATCTTCTGAGTCTTGGACCAAAGGCAAGCAGAAGCGAGTATCTCAATAGATTACCAGGGATCCTTCGTGAGTTACTTCGTAGGAGAAACTGGAGTGATGCAAGTCGTGTGCTTTCTGTTCTGATGAAAGGCACAATTAAAGATCCTTGTCCGAAGATGAACCGTCTCAAATACGAG GCTCATATACAAATTGTGAATCACTCGGaaactaagaaaaacaaagccGATGAGATTGGAAGAATATATGATACTTGGATTGGGCAGATTGGTAAACAACATAAAGAG GAGAGACTCTTGGTTTGGTACGAGCAAATTTGTCATTTTATTGAGCATGATATGAACACTGATGCCAATAGTGCTGCAATCAG TTTGATGCAGAACCGTGATTTCGGAATGCTTCCACGGGCCAATCTTTTTATAGGAATCACATTCTACAAGATGTGGTGTAGTAAATTCTTGAAGGATTTACAGCCTGAAGAGGCAGATGACAACGAAAGTGTATCCAATATGTCGGGATCAAGATCTCATGATAGTCTGGTTGAGGGTTCAGGTAGGGATGAGTCGGTTTGCTCTACGGCGTCAGAGGTTTCTGCTAGAAACGATTCAGAGACTTCCGTCATGTATTGTAAAAAAGATTCCCATTTGTCCATCAGTGACTCAGGAACAAAAATGGATACGAAGGTAAAATTAAAGAGTACTCCGCATGTTACCACTTCACCACAACTCTATGCAGCCTCTGAAGAAAACGAAGGCTCTTTGCGAGATGGAGCTGAATTTGATCCCACCGTTATTAATATTCTTG GCGACATGGATCCGTGGTTGCTTCCCTTAAAACCGCCAGAAGATCCTGATTGCTACATAAAGATTGTCAATGATGCTTATTATAAGGATGCTGTCAAATATATGCGGCATACTCTTCAGTCCCCGCCTCATGTATCTTTGGCTGCATTACATCCACTTGTACAT cTTCTGTTATTTGGAGGTCATGTAGATGAAGCAATGAAAATGGTCGAGGAGATGTGCAGGAAGGTACATGACATAAAACCTTTCAG GATTAAGGCCCTAATGATGGAGAAATTTCATCGTAACAGCGACATTCTTGCAAAATCCTATGAAGATATCTTAAAGATTGATCCTAGTTGTGTAACTACCCTTAAGAAGCTTATTGGAATGTGCATGGAAG ATGAGTATAGTAGACAGTCGCTAATCGAGATGATAGCATTGCATGTAGAAGCTTCTTTTCCTGAGCCTGAAATCTGGAAGGAGTTGGCCTCTTGCTTCAGTCACTTCGTTGAAAATCTTGATGAAGACAGAATGTCTGTATGCCTTGACGACAGATCTGGAGATAAACGGAACCAACAAACATATTCTGTTCGATACAACCCGACACCAAAAATGTTCACCAGTACATTATGGGCTCTTCGGGCTAAGTGGTGGCTGAACCGCCATTTCTCCCCTGAAATGCTCGAGACAGAAATTAAAAACGGTATGTTAATAGGAGACTGGGAGATGATGAGTTACAAAGCGGCATGTGCAAGTCACATCTACGGACGAGACTTTGGTTATGTAACAAAAGTTTACGAACTGTTGAAGAGTAGCAACAACAGAGAGTTTTTCAACTTCTTGCGAGAACACAGAAGGAACTGGAACAAGATTTACAATTTTgaatag
- the LOC104778255 gene encoding probable E3 ubiquitin-protein ligase HIP1 yields the protein MVVDVSMNTKPYQRASAASEMGQRNRTVDLEMEQQQSQASLQPEPCILLGSFPQQPDISIPAMVANVPNLEPHSLQDPAYDNSAMFYGLPQYQHHPHQRAPTNLYVPYVAFQAPPGQLPSSSNHGVVGVSPDHEYERNAHFMDHTRGTYKRKNAEGIPGQPPYLSTLAAPFNTPETIAPFGGARNRPGAVTVNPVPPPHAPNNFIPGNYAGHHPFPPPGSIWYDQHHGRSDGSPSFWPHTPYMHGSNIVAGSIESSSRNPTAFMYPSQLNPRDHYYSHHPAPPPVQGVRGQNATLYPHMASPASYRVPPGGFAPQNTMNSGPPGSEMGSSHVGPVQPTGFRIYQHHQRDDSVPVATLRQHRGGVPRLRVMPDDEVALLEFGDFLGGSGNNHIDHHRDMRLDIEEMSYEDLLALSERIGTVNTGLPEEDVKNHLKTRICSGINLEIESSSPRTKDSETEPCTICQESFKNEEKIATLDCGHEYHAECLEKWLIVKNVCPICKSEALVMEKRKV from the exons ATGGTTGTTGATGTTTCTATGAATACAAAACCCTATCAGAGGGCTTCTGCAGCAAGCGAAATGGGACAAAGAAATAGGACTGTTGATTTAGAAATGGAGCAGCAGCAATCTCAAGCTTCTCTCCAACCAGAACCTTGCATCCTTTTAGGCAGCTTTCCCCAACAACCGGATATTAGTATCCCTGCCATGGTTGCAAATGTTCCTAATTTAGAACCTCATTCTCTTCAAGACCCAGCTTATGACAACTCAGCAATGTTCTACGGGCTTCCTCAGTACCAGCATCATCCTCATCAGCGTGCTCCAACGAATTTATATGTTCCCTATGTGGCATTTCAGGCCCCTCCAGGTCAGTTACCATCTTCAAGCAATCACGGTGTAGTTGGAGTAAGTCCTGATCATGAATACGAAAGAAATGCTCATTTTATGGATCACACAAGAGGGACATATAAACGAAAGAACGCTGAAGGAATACCCGGACAACCTCCATATTTAAGTACCTTAGCAGCTCCATTCAACACACCAGAGACAATAGCACCTTTTGGAGGCGCTAGGAACAGACCAGGAGCTGTTACAGTGAACCCTGTTCCTCCTCCTCATGCTCCAAATAACTTCATTCCAGGAAACTATGCAGGTCATCATCCTTTTCCACCTCCTGGCTCAATCTGGTATGATCAGCACCATGGTAGATCTGATGGCTCACCTTCGTTTTGGCCTCACACACCTTACATGCACG GTAGTAACATTGTCGCTGGTTCCATAGAGTCTAGTAGCAGAAACCCTACAGCATTTATGTATCCTTCACAGTTAAACCCGAGGGACCACTATTATAGTCATCACCCGGCACCTCCTCCTGTACAAGGCGTGAGAGGCCAGAACGCCACATTATATCCTCACATGGCTTCTCCAGCTTCATACAGAGTTCCTCCTGGGGGTTTTGCTCCTCAGAACACAATGAATAGCGGTCCCCCGGGCTCAGAGATGGGTTCGAGTCATGTGGGTCCGGTTCAACCAACCGGGTTTCGGATATACCAGCATCATCAACGAGATGATTCTGTACCTGTAGCAACTCTTAGACAGCACCGTGGAGGAGTTCCTCGGCTTAGAGTGATGCCTGATGAT GAAGTTGCGCTTTTGGAGTTTGGTGACTTCCTTGGTGGTTCTGGAAATAATCACATTGATCATCATCGAGATATGCGATTGGACATCGAGGAAATGTCTTACGAG GACCTGCTTGCGTTGAGTGAGCGAATTGGAACCGTAAACACTGGTTTGCCAGAGGAAGATGTTAAGAATCATTTGAAAACAAGAATATGTTCTGGAATCAACCTTGAAATAGAGTCGTCGTCTCCAAGAACTAAGGATTCAGAAACTGAACCGTGCACAATATGTCAG GAAAGCTTCAAGAACGAAGAAAAGATTGCGACTTTGGATTGTGGGCACGAGTATCATGCGGAATGCTTGGAGAAATGGCTGATTGTGAAGAACGTCTGCCCAATCTGTAAATCAGAGGCACTGGTTATGGAGAAGAGAAAGGTATAG